From Carya illinoinensis cultivar Pawnee chromosome 5, C.illinoinensisPawnee_v1, whole genome shotgun sequence, one genomic window encodes:
- the LOC122309539 gene encoding ranBP2-type zinc finger protein At1g67325-like, which produces MSQVDSRNSSAAKRARTDGSRREDDWTCPSCGNVNFSFRTTCNMRNCTQPRPADHNSKSAAKPVQALQGYSSSAPYIASGAPSSMYLTVPPYGSSIFNGSSMHPYDVPYSGATAYHYNYGSRLSAGSPYRPLHLSGPTPYSSGSMMGNGGMYGMPPLMDCYGLGMPMGLGTMGPRPGFFPVDKYQKKSADATRDNDWTCPKCGNINFSFRTVCNMRKCNTPKPGSQAAKSDKNSKQKMPDGSWKCEKCNNVNYPFRTKCNRQNCGADKPVESNKSPSPTPDENNQ; this is translated from the exons ATGTCTCAG GTAGATAGCAGAAATTCATCAGCAGCCAAGCGTGCCAGAACTGATG GTAGTCGTAGGGAAGATGATTGGACCTGCCCTAGCTGTGGCAATGTCAATTTTTCATTCAGGACAACTTGCAATATGCGTAATTGCACTCAACCAAGGCCTGCTGATCATAACTCA AAATCTGCTGCCAAGCCTGTGCAAGCCCTGCAGGGTTACTCATCCTCAGCTCCTTACATAGCTTCTGGTGCGCCCTCTTCAATGTATCTAACGGTGCCTCCCTACGGTTCTTCTATTTTCAATGGATCGTCTATGCATCCGTATGATGTACCCTATTCTGGGGCTACAGCATATCACTACAACTACGGAAGCCGCCTTTCTGCTGGCAGCCCTTACAGACCGCTACATTTGTCTGGACCAACACCTTACTCAAGTGGATCCATGATGGGAAATG GTGGGATGTATGGTATGCCCCCTCTGATGGATTGTTATGGCTTGGGTATGCCCATGGGCCTTGGTACTATG GGGCCAAGGCCTGGATTTTTTCCAGTGGATAAATATCAAAAGAAGAGTGCAG ATGCAACACGTGATAATGACTGGACATGCCCAAAATGTGGAAATATTAACTTTTCATTTAGAACAGTTTGTAACATGAGAAAGTGCAACACACCAAAGCCTGGATCCCAG GCTGCAAAATCTGACAAGAATTCTA AACAAAAGATGCCTGATGGAAGCTGGAAGTGCGAGAAATGTAATAATGTAAACTATCCATTCAGAACCAAGTGCAACAGACAGAATTGTGGGGCTGACAAACCAGTTGAGTCAAACAAGTCCCCTTCACCAACCCCAGATGAAAATAACCAG TGA
- the LOC122311373 gene encoding non-specific lipid transfer protein GPI-anchored 1, which produces MKAQSHIVTLFSFLFFLLFCGLVCKVGAADLVSKCTQDFTKVTPCLNYVTGKAGTPTKDCCSSVKEIRDSTPECLCYFIQLTHNGSEQVKSLGIQETKLLQLPTACNLKNASISNCPKLLGLSPTSPDAAIFSSNASTATPTTTPSTGTPTSANDANVGDRLEPHLVGLVVMAFITIFLFALIPVGSASSPFIHSRG; this is translated from the exons atgaaagctcAATCTCATATCGTAACCCTCTTctcgtttttgtttttcttgttgttcTGCGGTTTAGTTTGTAAGGTTGGAGCGGCTGATTTGGTCAGCAAGTGTACCCAGGATTTCACTAAGGTGACGCCGTGCCTGAACTACGTGACGGGAAAAGCAGGGACGCCGACGAAGGACTGCTGCTCTTCGGTGAAGGAAATAAGGGACAGTACCCCGGAGTGCTTGTGTTACTTTATCCAGCTGACTCACAATGGTAGCGAGCAGGTCAAGAGTTTGGGCATCCAAGAGACTAAGCTGCTCCAGCTTCCTACTGCATGCAACTTGAAAAACGCAAGCATTAGTAATTGCCCCA AGCTGCTTGGACTATCACCTACCTCCCCAGACGCTGCAATCTTTTCATCAAATGCTTCAACAGCGACGCCCACTACTACTCCATCGACAGGCACACCAACGTCGGCCAATGATGCGAATGTTGGAGACAGGCTTGAACCCCACTTGGTTGGCTTGGTGGTGATGGCTTTTATAACCATCTTTCTCTTTGCATTAATCCCAGTTGGGTCTGCCTCCTCCCCTTTTATTCACTCACGAGGATGA